TGCTGCCAGCGATGTCGGCTATGGCGTCCGCGCAGAAGGTTTCGAACTCGAGGCGTCGCTGGTGCCAGCTCGCAACTTCCGGATGGCCGCTGGCCTGACCTATGCCAACACCAGCTATCGCAGTAACCTTGTAGGCAACAAGTCGGGCGCGCCGCTCGATGCCGTCCTGCGCAAACTGCCGGGCGACAATCTGTCGAACGCACCTGAACTGGTCGCGACGTCCAGCTTGACCTGGACGCCGGAGATCGGTGGCAGCGGCCTTACCGGTCTGTTCTATATCGATGGTCGTTTGACCGGCGACTACAACACCGGTTCGGATCTGTTCCCGCAAAAGGAACAGGATGGCTATGCGATCTTCAATGCCCGTATCGGTATCCGTGGGCCTGATGAAGCCTGGTCGCTCGAACTTTGGGGCCAGAATATCTTCAATCAGGATTATGCCCAAGTTGCATTCAACACGCCGTTCCAGGCGGGTGGTGCCAGCGCGCAATTCACCGATCCGCAGTTCCCGGGCGGTCGCCAGCTCTTTTCGCACTTCCTAGCCGAACCGCGCACCTATGGAATCACGCTTCGCGGCAAATTCTGAGGGTAGCCGAACCAGAAATAGAAAAGGCCCGCTTCGGCGGGCCTTTTTTGTTTTCGGCGGGATTGCTGATTATAGCGGTATGGCAACGCTCAAGAAATCGGGCATCGGACCATTCCAATCTCCGTCATCGGCTGCCTCATTGCGTTCTTTTGCAACAGGTTTGCTTCGTTTGCCCGAATCAGACTTTGCTGGTCGAGTAGGGGTTTTTGCCTCGCGACGTTCTTTCGGTTCGGCTGGTGCCTTGCGGCGCGCATGACGCTCTTGTTGGGGATCGTCGGTACTTTCAGTCGCTTGTTTGCCCAGACGTCCAATTTTCAGACCAATCAGCTTCTCGATATTGTCGATCGCTTCTTCGTCTGCCTTGGTCACAAAAGTGAAGGCCTTGCCTTTGGCACCAGCACGTCCGGTGCGACCGATGCGGTGGACATAATCGTCGGGGTGCCAGGGGGCATCGAAGTTGAACACATGGCTGACGCCCTTGATGTCCAAACCACGCGCAGCTACATCGGAAGCCACGAGCAAATTGATTGCACCGCTTTTGAACGCATCCAGCTGCCGCTGACGCGACGCTTGGTCGATGTCACCATGAATTTCGCCAGAACGGAACCCGTGTTGCTGCAAGCTCTTGTTGAGTTCTCGCACAGTGGTCTTGCGGTTGCAGAAGATGATAGCGGTGTGGACGTCCTCGCTGCGCAACAGGCTGCGTAGCATTTCGCGCTTTTTCATCGGCGCAACATCGACCAGCTTGGCTTCGATATTGGCGTTCGAAGATGCTGGTCGGGCAACCTCAATATATTTGGGGTTCGACAGGAATTTGTCGGCCAGCTTCTTGATCGGCGGCGGCATCGTTGCTGAAAACAGCAACGTCTGCCGCGTTGTCGGCAGCTTGGTGCAGATATTTTCGATATCGGGAATAAAGCCCATATCGAGCATGCGATCAGCTTCGTCGATAACGAGCAACTCGCAGCCGTTCAGCAGAATATTGCCACGTTCAAACAAGTCCATCAGACGGCCCGGGGTCGCAATCAGAACGTCGACACCTTTTTCAAGCGCCTTGACCTGATCACCCATCGACACGCCGCCGATCAGCAACGCCATCGACAGCTTGTGATTGACGCCATATTTCTCAAAATTCTCGGCAACCTGCGCGGCCAATTCACGGGTCGGCTCCAGAATCAGACTGCGCGGCATGCGTGCCCGCGCGCGTCCATGCGCCAGTACATCAATCATCGGAAGCACGAATGATGCGGTCTTGCCGGTACCCGTTTGGGCTATACCGATGATGTCGCGCATCATCAGAACGGAAGGAATTGCCTGCGCCTGGATCGGCGTTGGCGTATCGTAACCGGCGGCTAAGACGGCACTCAAAAGTTCATCGGAAAGGCCGAGATCGGCAAAGGACATAAGGTTCCAATATCAAGGAAGGTAGCAGGCCGGTCGGCGCTTCCCCGCGCGTCCGGTGCGCGCCGATTGGCGAAACAAACGCAAAAAGTCAAGGAAATTGGGGTGTCTTACTCTGGAACCAGCAGTCGAAACTTGTCGATTTCGCATTTGGCCCCCGTCCGCGCATGCATCAAGTCACGGTCTATACACAATTTCCCGTCCTTCGAACGTTCGACATAAGCGCCGGCATAAAATTCGCGAGCCAGACAGCCATCACCCAGATACGCGCGGATCAATTGCCGTTCGCGGGTCACCAGTTCGAGCGTGTTTTTGGGGCCGGGACGCGAAGCAATCAGCCTATCCATCAGCAGGCATTTGCCAATCTTTTCCTCATTATAGATAACCGATTTGCGATTTTCGCCACGACCGCTTGAAACATTGACCGGCTGGTTTGGAAAGCGGACGATCACCCGCTGCTCGACGCGCAACTGGAAATCCTGCGTGCCGTCAAGCAGGTCGATTATCGACGCCAAAGACTGTCCTCGCGCGCTATATGCGACGCCCAGCGCAAGCGCGAACCCGGCAATGACAATCATTAAAATGCGCAATGTCGGATCCCGACTAAAATTCGCCTCTTCAAGCCAATAGCCGTAACGGTTGAACGGAGCATTAATCCAGCCCTATGTAGCGGTAAGGTTCGAGTCAATTCGAACCCGAAAAGGAGCAGAATTTTGGTCAGTCCGGATGTAGCAAGTGAATTGAGAGCGTTGCTGGGCCCGAAAGGGTTTCTGGCCGATTCGGACGATATGGCTCCGTGGTTGACCGATTGGCGCGGTCGATATCGCGGTCAAGCCTTGGCGATTTTATCGCCATCAACGACCGACGAGGTGGCAGCGGTTATCAAATTGGCCGCAAAGCACCGCGTCGCTATGGTACCGCAGGGCGGGAACAGCGGCATGGTTGCAGGCGCGACGCCTGATGCCAGTGGCCAATCCTATCTGTTGTCACTGCGGCGGTTGAACAGCATCGAAGCGATAGATCAGGATGTGAGGCTGGTCCGGTGTGGAGCAGGTGTCATTCTGCAAAATCTGCACGACGCTGTTTCAAAGCACGGCTTGCGATTCCCCCTTACTCTTGGCGGCAAGGGCTCCGCCACAATTGGCGGTTTGATATCCACGAATGCGGGCGGCACGCAGGTGCTGCGCCACGGTACGATGCGAAGTCTCGTTGCGGGAATTGAGGCCGTGCTGCCCGATGGTTCGATTTATGATGGTCTAACTCCGTTGAAAAAGGACAATCGCGGATATGACCTGAAACATCTGCTGATTGGTGCCGAGGGGACATTGGGTATAGTGACCCGCGCGACGTTGCATCTTGTACCTGCCCTGATCGAGCGCGCCGTGTGCTGGGTCGCGGTGGGCAGTCCCGCTGATGCCTATCAACTGCTGTTGGCGGCGCAGGATGAATGTCATGGCATGCTCGAAGGGTTCGAAATTTTGCCTGATGCCGCCTTGGCCCATGTCGTCAAACATATACCGGGCACGCGCGCGCCGCTAGAATCGGCGGCACCATGGCATGTGTTGATAGAGCTGGCCAAGGATTCCGCTGATCAGGAAGCACCTGCACAACTTGCCGAGCGTTTCCTTGCAACGGCGATGGGAAAAGGATTGGCATTGGATGCGGCGATTTCAGCGAATGAGGCGCAGGCAGAAGCTTTTTGGAAAATCCGCGACAGCATTGCCGAGGCAGAGCGGGCCGAAGGGCCGGCGCTGCAGCACGACATCAGCGTCCCGGTTTCGGACATGGCGCGTTTCATCGATACAGAGTCCCCGAAAATCGAGGCGACTTATCCCGGAACCCAAGTGATAGCTTTTGGACATCTGGGTGACGGCAACATTCACTATCACGTAAAGGCACCCCACGGTGCGACAGCAGAGAATTGGTATCGTGATTTCGCCACGCGCATCAGCGCGGATGTCTATGACCGGGTGGTGGCCTATGGGGGTTCCATTTCCGCTGAGCATGGAATTGGACAGGCAAAAATTGCCGAATTTGCGCGCACATCCGAACCAGCGCGCCTTGCAGCTTTACGGGCAATCAAAAATGCGCTGGACCCGCATGGCATCATGAATCCCGGGAAACTCGTTCCTCTTGCCAGCGCGGGTCTTGACGCTTAAAGCCGCGCGCAATCTTTAATTCGAATCCGGACAATGGAGTTACTCAATGGCTACCCAGCCCGCCGCACAAGGCTTGCCGCTTTTCTACAAAGATCTGGTTCCGCTCAACAGCAATGAGCATGCAAATTTCAAAAGCCGCCAGATCGACAACGCGACCTTCATGCAGGGTCAACATGCTATTC
The nucleotide sequence above comes from Sphingorhabdus pulchriflava. Encoded proteins:
- a CDS encoding DEAD/DEAH box helicase; protein product: MSFADLGLSDELLSAVLAAGYDTPTPIQAQAIPSVLMMRDIIGIAQTGTGKTASFVLPMIDVLAHGRARARMPRSLILEPTRELAAQVAENFEKYGVNHKLSMALLIGGVSMGDQVKALEKGVDVLIATPGRLMDLFERGNILLNGCELLVIDEADRMLDMGFIPDIENICTKLPTTRQTLLFSATMPPPIKKLADKFLSNPKYIEVARPASSNANIEAKLVDVAPMKKREMLRSLLRSEDVHTAIIFCNRKTTVRELNKSLQQHGFRSGEIHGDIDQASRQRQLDAFKSGAINLLVASDVAARGLDIKGVSHVFNFDAPWHPDDYVHRIGRTGRAGAKGKAFTFVTKADEEAIDNIEKLIGLKIGRLGKQATESTDDPQQERHARRKAPAEPKERREAKTPTRPAKSDSGKRSKPVAKERNEAADDGDWNGPMPDFLSVAIPL
- a CDS encoding FAD-binding oxidoreductase codes for the protein MVSPDVASELRALLGPKGFLADSDDMAPWLTDWRGRYRGQALAILSPSTTDEVAAVIKLAAKHRVAMVPQGGNSGMVAGATPDASGQSYLLSLRRLNSIEAIDQDVRLVRCGAGVILQNLHDAVSKHGLRFPLTLGGKGSATIGGLISTNAGGTQVLRHGTMRSLVAGIEAVLPDGSIYDGLTPLKKDNRGYDLKHLLIGAEGTLGIVTRATLHLVPALIERAVCWVAVGSPADAYQLLLAAQDECHGMLEGFEILPDAALAHVVKHIPGTRAPLESAAPWHVLIELAKDSADQEAPAQLAERFLATAMGKGLALDAAISANEAQAEAFWKIRDSIAEAERAEGPALQHDISVPVSDMARFIDTESPKIEATYPGTQVIAFGHLGDGNIHYHVKAPHGATAENWYRDFATRISADVYDRVVAYGGSISAEHGIGQAKIAEFARTSEPARLAALRAIKNALDPHGIMNPGKLVPLASAGLDA